From one Sparus aurata chromosome 16, fSpaAur1.1, whole genome shotgun sequence genomic stretch:
- the pdss2 gene encoding all trans-polyprenyl-diphosphate synthase PDSS2: MFLSTWSRLSCGALSSGGQRTLSLFSSSGPSNWNKVVSDAEKIVGYPTSFMSLRCLLSDELSNVAMHVRKLVGTQHPLLNTARGFVYDSKNNLQMRGLIVLLLSKAAGPSHASSDLLPQDMVSGIYPSQRNLAEITELIHTAFLVHRGIVNLKEWTVSDGPLKDMQFGNKMAVLSGDFLLANACTGLAQLDNTKVVELISSAIGDVVQGLYYENHNNNEEYSLTSGIDVATWEEQAFLSHGALLAKSCQAAMELAKHDKESQRLAYKYGKHLSLGHKLNSDLQPFVKSSVGEPASFCLSAAPVVFHRQIVGTERWLQLLQQAKTQRNQLDYSKLLAAVKSEKGVSSAVDLCCYHGNKALEAIQAFPSSEARSALENIASAITKI, translated from the exons ATGTTTCTCTCTACATGGTCACGGCTGTCCTGCGGGGCTTTGTCCAGCGGAGGACAGAGGACGCTGAGCCTGTTCTCCAGCTCAGGACCTTCGAACTGGAATAAGGTGGTCTCCGATGCGGAGAAGATCGTCGGGTATCCCACCTCCTTCATGAGCCTGCGGTGCCTGCTCAGTGATGAGCTCAGTAATGTTGCCATGCACGTCAGGAAGCTGGTCGGGACTCAACACCCTCTGCTCAACACTGCGAG GGGCTTTGTCTATGACAGCAAGAACAACCTTCAGATGAGGGGACTGATCGTACTGCTCTTGTCGAAAGCCGCAGGGCCGAGCCACGCCTCCTCCGATCTCCTGCCTCAGGACATGGTCAGCGGCATCTACCCAAG CCAGCGGAACTTGGCAGAAATCACTGAGTTGATCCACACGGCGTTCCTGGTGCATCGCGGGATAGTCAATCTTAAGGAGTGGACCGTTTCAGATGGCCCACTGAAGGACATGCAGTTTGGGAATAAGATGGCTGTCCTGAGCGGCGACTTCCTGCTGGCAAATGCGTGTACAGGACTTGCCCAACTGGATAACACTAAG GTTGTTGAACTGATCTCAAGTGCCATCGGCGATGTAGTTCAAGGACTCTACTATGAGAATCACAATAATAATGAG GAGTATAGTCTCACCAGTGGCATCGACGTGGCGACATGGGAGGAGCAGGCGTTCCTGTCCCACGGGGCACTGCTGGCCAAGAGCTGTCAAGCTGCGATGGAGCTCGCCAAACACGACAAGGAGTCCCAAAGATTGGCGTACAAGTACGGGAAGCACCTGTCACTAGGCCATAAG CTGAACTCTGACCTGCAGCCGTTCGTGAAGAGCAGCGTGGGCGAACCGGCGTCGTTCTGTTTGAGCGCCGCCCCCGTGGTTTTCCACCGTCAGATCGTTGGCACGGAAAGGTGGCTTCAACTGCTGCAACAG GCAAAGACTCAGAGAAACCAACTGGATTACTCAAAG CTTTTGGCAGCAGTTAAGTCGGAGAAAGGCGTGAGCTCGGCTGTGGACCTAtgctgttaccatggcaacaagGCTCTGGAGGCCATCCAGGCTTTCCCCTCCTCCGAGGCTCGATCCGCCTTGGAGAACATCGCCTCTGCTATCACCAAGATTTGA